From Opisthocomus hoazin isolate bOpiHoa1 chromosome 28, bOpiHoa1.hap1, whole genome shotgun sequence, the proteins below share one genomic window:
- the CDCA2 gene encoding cell division cycle-associated protein 2 isoform X1 — MHRQSKNINASLEVEENEDRYTEEKEEASLPDLSEDRKICKVAKSKVIKASKKENLRDGSQAQLQKCTLKFTKDLEKESYHKKEGGVGCQFTECFFDTLKGDMAGEHTLPLNSMENFSRIRPVSLGDECYLTPNRDKAEEKSDCGVSEKQRRKPVDFATVTIAEFGITQESFTKQSIGKSSTPLKFRRRSTIGIRGSPENNSLIRYLAEQRSNRQKAAFTQVSPFKYENVRLLKDKIDAFQTSFKSVEEAEVEADFSGLPQVDDASQEAGSQQNLDQWSEKFMSDNSGADLKENLRQNLTNSSKSDTKMGSISSSRQDVAVTEPVAASTKEWIYEQHNPTESLEAVLIRDILETGHVCSSDHITTDIRGNIVSDLSGRKVSFAEEASLEIFDESKLPITPLRTGNISLNEHTQNGSHLRSVLKKTPVEQLVDSTQEYPNDAVDRGGGESLAVSNCAEIFEELQTEKTERCSSEKPKKKRVTFGEVLSPEIFDETLPANTPLRKGATPVRHLGLQSNSLFARSSLTEEPLSQPNFDCSDECVEPLQELVEGSVAAEDVLPVESAEAETDKSDITTHFSTRRKCSTISEGSDFSTSRATNTKNAKETKNPRKKKIQRQNHETTSATKKTQKIKRTGYGKRRKKKVKKSLYGEREMASKKPLLSPILEIPEVFSSTSSPNSPKANAFFSEDVFLDNAKSRNARQDVQQKPVLERKRGKKIWAVDAHSSSKAHLDSVEASSSSDAVLQGSDGDLKSVAGIDHELINIVPDAKCVSDTPDYFQQDKEIAYVKEAKESDSLLENEKLRGNLLNKAEWLTGLEFLEQQDTGVREGAQRTQCPQKDAVRGSPPRSRRRRSSAIYIPPVEKVEITGNNLPVSAFNVEEVLSAPQLKSDSIQPFRRKSDNSGEKRVRRSMRLHKDAEIEGLAWIQVPSETEEKPHLLASACKIRRRISTSILTESENIHHREQNLIQFSASGKENNDSVHLADGPCRRWKRKSMCVSTPQETRTWSQTRKTSITNSVYKKDRSNQKHYEGVEIPLENNSNI, encoded by the exons ATGCACAGACAATCTAAGAATATAAATGCTTCCCTGGAAGTTGAAGAAAATGAGGACAGATATactgaagagaaggaagaggcCTCTTTACCTGACTTGTCAGAAGACCGGAAGATTTGCAAAGTGGCTAAATCAAAAGTCATAAAGGCATCCAAGAAGGAGAATTTAAGAGATGGGAGCCAGGCTCAGTTGCAGAAATGCACTCTGAAATTCACCAAGGACCTTGAGAAGGAATCGTACCACAAGAAGGAGGGTGGTGTTGGCTGTCAGTTTACTGAGTGCTTTTTTGATACGCTAAAAGGGGATATGGCTGGTGAACATACCTTGCCCTTGAACAGTATGGAAAATTTTTCAAGAATTAGACCTGTTTCTTTGGGGGATGAATGCTACTTGACACCTAATAgggacaaagcagaagaaaaatctgattGTGGAGTATcagagaaacagaggagaaaacctGTTGATTTTGCAACTGTAACAATTGCTGAATTTGGAATTACTCAAGAAAGTTTTACTAAACAATCTATAG GTAAGTCTTCAACTCCATTAAAATTTAGACGAAGATCAACAATTGGAATACGGGGGTCACCAGAAAATAACAGTCTTATTCGATACCTTGCCGAACAGAGAAGCAACAGGCAAAAAGCAGCCTTTACACAG GTTAGTCCTTTTAAATATGAGAATGTCAGGTTGTTGAAGGACAAGATAGATGCCTTTCAAACGTCTTTTAAATCAGTAGAAGAAGCTGAAGTGGAGGCTGACTTCTCTGGACTGCCACAAGTGGATGACGCTTCCCAGGAAGCAGGCTCTC AGCAGAATCTGGATCAGTGGAGTGAAAAGTTCATGTCGGACAACAGTGGAGctgatttgaaagaaaatttaagaCAAAATTTGACCAACAGCAGTAAGTCTGATACCAAGATGGGCAGCATCTCGTCTTCACGCCAGGATGTGGCCGTCACTGAACCTGTTGCTGCCAGTACAAAG GAATGGATTTATGAGCAACATAATCCTACTGAGTCATTGGAGGCTGTTCTAATTAGAGATATCTTAGAAACAGGCCATG TTTGCAGTTCAGATCACATCACTACAGACATTAGAGGTAACATTGTATCCGATCTAAGCGGAAGGAAAGTTAGTTTTGCAGAAGAAGCAAGCCTGGAAATATTTGATGAAAGCAAGCTACCTATCACACCACTACGAAcaggaaatatttcattaaatgaaCATACACAGAATGGCTCCCACCTGCGATCTGTATTGAAGAAAACGCCAGTGGAGCAACTAGTGGATAGCACGCAG GAATACCCGAACGATGCAGTtgacagaggaggaggtgaaTCTCTCGCTGTCTCCAATTGTGCAGAAATCTTTGAAgagctgcagacag AGAAAACTGAAAGATGTAGCTccgaaaagccaaagaaaaaaagagttacaTTTGGAGAAGTTCTAAGCCCAGAAATATTTGATGAAACTTTGCCCGCAAATACTCCATTGCGCAAAGGAGCAACACCAGTTCGTCATCTGGGATTACAAAGTAATAGTCTTTTTGCAAGGTCAAGTCTCACTGAAGAACCATTATCCCAGCCGAACTTTGATTGCAGTGAT GAATGTGTTGAGCCTCTTCAAGAATTAGTGGAGGGTTCTGTTGCTGCTGAAGATGTCTTACCTGTTGAAAGTGCAGAAG CAGAAACTGACAAATCTGATATAACAACTCATTTTTCTACTAGAAGGAAG TGTAGCACCATTTCAGAGGGGAGTGATTTTAGCACCTCAAGAGCCACAAATACTAAGAATGCTAAAGAGACTAAAaatccaagaaagaaaaagattcaaAGACAAAATCATGAAACCACATCTGCTACCAAAAAGACACAA aaaataaaacgtACAGGCtatgggaaaagaagaaagaaaaaagtgaaaaaatcttTATATGGGGAAAGAGAGATGGCTTCTAAGAAACCTCTTCTCAGCCCTATCCTTGAAATTCCGGAGGTTTTCTCTTCTACCTCATCTCCAAACTCACCAAAGGCAAATGCGTTTTTTTCAG AGGATGTATTTTTAGATAATGCCAAATCCAGAAATGCTCGCCAGGATGTTCAACAGAAGCCAGTGcttgaaagaaaaagagggaaaaagatcTGGGCAGTTGATGCGCATTCAAGCtctaaggcccacctggacagTGTAGAAGCCAGCAGCTCCAGCGATGCAGTGCTTCAGGGGTCGGATGGTGATCTGAAGTCTGTTGCTGGCATTGATCATGAG cttataAACATTGTGCCAGATGCGAAATGTGTTTCTGATACACCTGACTATTTCCAACAAGACAAAGAGATTGCATATGTAAAAGAGGCAAAAGAAAGTGATTCCTTattagaaaatgagaaattacGAGGAAATCTCCTAAATAAGGCAGAGTGGCTAACGGGGCTAGAATTTCTGGAACAGCAGGACACAGGTGTACGTGAGGGTGCCCAAAGAACTCAGTGTCCGCAAAAAGATGCTGTAAGAGGTAGTCCACcaagaagcagaagaagaagaagtagTGCCATCTATATTCCTCCTGTTGAAAAAGTGGAAATAACTGGAAACAATCTTCCAGTTTCTGCTTTTAATGTGGAAGAAGTTTTATCTGCTCCTCAGCTGAAAAGTGACTCCATACAGCCTTTTAGAAGAAAGAGCGATAACAGTGGTGAAAAAAGAGTGAGGCGCAGCATGAGATTACATAAAGATGCAGAAATTGAAGGACTTGCATGGATTCAAGTACCCAGTGAGACTGAAGAGAAGCCTCACCTGCTAGCTTCTGCTTGCAAAATCAGGAGAAGAATAAGCACATCCATCCTTACAGAATCTGAGAATATTCATCATAGAGAACAAAATCTCATCCAGTTTTCAGCATCAGGGAAGGAGAACAATGACTCTGTTCATCTTGCTGATGGTCCCTGCAgaagatggaaaaggaaaagcatgTGTGTATCCACGCCTCAAGAAACAAGAACTTGGTCTCAAACCCGGAAAACGAGCATAACAAATTCTGTATATAAGAAGGACAGGAGTAACCAAAAACACTATGAAGGAGTAGAAATACCTCTTGAAAATAACTCTAACATTTAG
- the CDCA2 gene encoding cell division cycle-associated protein 2 isoform X2, whose translation MHRQSKNINASLEVEENEDRYTEEKEEASLPDLSEDRKICKVAKSKVIKASKKENLRDGSQAQLQKCTLKFTKDLEKESYHKKEGGVGCQFTECFFDTLKGDMAGEHTLPLNSMENFSRIRPVSLGDECYLTPNRDKAEEKSDCGVSEKQRRKPVDFATVTIAEFGITQESFTKQSIGKSSTPLKFRRRSTIGIRGSPENNSLIRYLAEQRSNRQKAAFTQVSPFKYENVRLLKDKIDAFQTSFKSVEEAEVEADFSGLPQVDDASQEAGSQQNLDQWSEKFMSDNSGADLKENLRQNLTNSSKSDTKMGSISSSRQDVAVTEPVAASTKEWIYEQHNPTESLEAVLIRDILETGHVCSSDHITTDIRGNIVSDLSGRKVSFAEEASLEIFDESKLPITPLRTGNISLNEHTQNGSHLRSVLKKTPVEQLVDSTQEYPNDAVDRGGGESLAVSNCAEIFEELQTEKTERCSSEKPKKKRVTFGEVLSPEIFDETLPANTPLRKGATPVRHLGLQSNSLFARSSLTEEPLSQPNFDCSDECVEPLQELVEGSVAAEDVLPVESAEETDKSDITTHFSTRRKCSTISEGSDFSTSRATNTKNAKETKNPRKKKIQRQNHETTSATKKTQKIKRTGYGKRRKKKVKKSLYGEREMASKKPLLSPILEIPEVFSSTSSPNSPKANAFFSEDVFLDNAKSRNARQDVQQKPVLERKRGKKIWAVDAHSSSKAHLDSVEASSSSDAVLQGSDGDLKSVAGIDHELINIVPDAKCVSDTPDYFQQDKEIAYVKEAKESDSLLENEKLRGNLLNKAEWLTGLEFLEQQDTGVREGAQRTQCPQKDAVRGSPPRSRRRRSSAIYIPPVEKVEITGNNLPVSAFNVEEVLSAPQLKSDSIQPFRRKSDNSGEKRVRRSMRLHKDAEIEGLAWIQVPSETEEKPHLLASACKIRRRISTSILTESENIHHREQNLIQFSASGKENNDSVHLADGPCRRWKRKSMCVSTPQETRTWSQTRKTSITNSVYKKDRSNQKHYEGVEIPLENNSNI comes from the exons ATGCACAGACAATCTAAGAATATAAATGCTTCCCTGGAAGTTGAAGAAAATGAGGACAGATATactgaagagaaggaagaggcCTCTTTACCTGACTTGTCAGAAGACCGGAAGATTTGCAAAGTGGCTAAATCAAAAGTCATAAAGGCATCCAAGAAGGAGAATTTAAGAGATGGGAGCCAGGCTCAGTTGCAGAAATGCACTCTGAAATTCACCAAGGACCTTGAGAAGGAATCGTACCACAAGAAGGAGGGTGGTGTTGGCTGTCAGTTTACTGAGTGCTTTTTTGATACGCTAAAAGGGGATATGGCTGGTGAACATACCTTGCCCTTGAACAGTATGGAAAATTTTTCAAGAATTAGACCTGTTTCTTTGGGGGATGAATGCTACTTGACACCTAATAgggacaaagcagaagaaaaatctgattGTGGAGTATcagagaaacagaggagaaaacctGTTGATTTTGCAACTGTAACAATTGCTGAATTTGGAATTACTCAAGAAAGTTTTACTAAACAATCTATAG GTAAGTCTTCAACTCCATTAAAATTTAGACGAAGATCAACAATTGGAATACGGGGGTCACCAGAAAATAACAGTCTTATTCGATACCTTGCCGAACAGAGAAGCAACAGGCAAAAAGCAGCCTTTACACAG GTTAGTCCTTTTAAATATGAGAATGTCAGGTTGTTGAAGGACAAGATAGATGCCTTTCAAACGTCTTTTAAATCAGTAGAAGAAGCTGAAGTGGAGGCTGACTTCTCTGGACTGCCACAAGTGGATGACGCTTCCCAGGAAGCAGGCTCTC AGCAGAATCTGGATCAGTGGAGTGAAAAGTTCATGTCGGACAACAGTGGAGctgatttgaaagaaaatttaagaCAAAATTTGACCAACAGCAGTAAGTCTGATACCAAGATGGGCAGCATCTCGTCTTCACGCCAGGATGTGGCCGTCACTGAACCTGTTGCTGCCAGTACAAAG GAATGGATTTATGAGCAACATAATCCTACTGAGTCATTGGAGGCTGTTCTAATTAGAGATATCTTAGAAACAGGCCATG TTTGCAGTTCAGATCACATCACTACAGACATTAGAGGTAACATTGTATCCGATCTAAGCGGAAGGAAAGTTAGTTTTGCAGAAGAAGCAAGCCTGGAAATATTTGATGAAAGCAAGCTACCTATCACACCACTACGAAcaggaaatatttcattaaatgaaCATACACAGAATGGCTCCCACCTGCGATCTGTATTGAAGAAAACGCCAGTGGAGCAACTAGTGGATAGCACGCAG GAATACCCGAACGATGCAGTtgacagaggaggaggtgaaTCTCTCGCTGTCTCCAATTGTGCAGAAATCTTTGAAgagctgcagacag AGAAAACTGAAAGATGTAGCTccgaaaagccaaagaaaaaaagagttacaTTTGGAGAAGTTCTAAGCCCAGAAATATTTGATGAAACTTTGCCCGCAAATACTCCATTGCGCAAAGGAGCAACACCAGTTCGTCATCTGGGATTACAAAGTAATAGTCTTTTTGCAAGGTCAAGTCTCACTGAAGAACCATTATCCCAGCCGAACTTTGATTGCAGTGAT GAATGTGTTGAGCCTCTTCAAGAATTAGTGGAGGGTTCTGTTGCTGCTGAAGATGTCTTACCTGTTGAAAGTGCAGAAG AAACTGACAAATCTGATATAACAACTCATTTTTCTACTAGAAGGAAG TGTAGCACCATTTCAGAGGGGAGTGATTTTAGCACCTCAAGAGCCACAAATACTAAGAATGCTAAAGAGACTAAAaatccaagaaagaaaaagattcaaAGACAAAATCATGAAACCACATCTGCTACCAAAAAGACACAA aaaataaaacgtACAGGCtatgggaaaagaagaaagaaaaaagtgaaaaaatcttTATATGGGGAAAGAGAGATGGCTTCTAAGAAACCTCTTCTCAGCCCTATCCTTGAAATTCCGGAGGTTTTCTCTTCTACCTCATCTCCAAACTCACCAAAGGCAAATGCGTTTTTTTCAG AGGATGTATTTTTAGATAATGCCAAATCCAGAAATGCTCGCCAGGATGTTCAACAGAAGCCAGTGcttgaaagaaaaagagggaaaaagatcTGGGCAGTTGATGCGCATTCAAGCtctaaggcccacctggacagTGTAGAAGCCAGCAGCTCCAGCGATGCAGTGCTTCAGGGGTCGGATGGTGATCTGAAGTCTGTTGCTGGCATTGATCATGAG cttataAACATTGTGCCAGATGCGAAATGTGTTTCTGATACACCTGACTATTTCCAACAAGACAAAGAGATTGCATATGTAAAAGAGGCAAAAGAAAGTGATTCCTTattagaaaatgagaaattacGAGGAAATCTCCTAAATAAGGCAGAGTGGCTAACGGGGCTAGAATTTCTGGAACAGCAGGACACAGGTGTACGTGAGGGTGCCCAAAGAACTCAGTGTCCGCAAAAAGATGCTGTAAGAGGTAGTCCACcaagaagcagaagaagaagaagtagTGCCATCTATATTCCTCCTGTTGAAAAAGTGGAAATAACTGGAAACAATCTTCCAGTTTCTGCTTTTAATGTGGAAGAAGTTTTATCTGCTCCTCAGCTGAAAAGTGACTCCATACAGCCTTTTAGAAGAAAGAGCGATAACAGTGGTGAAAAAAGAGTGAGGCGCAGCATGAGATTACATAAAGATGCAGAAATTGAAGGACTTGCATGGATTCAAGTACCCAGTGAGACTGAAGAGAAGCCTCACCTGCTAGCTTCTGCTTGCAAAATCAGGAGAAGAATAAGCACATCCATCCTTACAGAATCTGAGAATATTCATCATAGAGAACAAAATCTCATCCAGTTTTCAGCATCAGGGAAGGAGAACAATGACTCTGTTCATCTTGCTGATGGTCCCTGCAgaagatggaaaaggaaaagcatgTGTGTATCCACGCCTCAAGAAACAAGAACTTGGTCTCAAACCCGGAAAACGAGCATAACAAATTCTGTATATAAGAAGGACAGGAGTAACCAAAAACACTATGAAGGAGTAGAAATACCTCTTGAAAATAACTCTAACATTTAG
- the CDCA2 gene encoding cell division cycle-associated protein 2 isoform X3, giving the protein MHRQSKNINASLEVEENEDRYTEEKEEASLPDLSEDRKICKVAKSKVIKASKKENLRDGSQAQLQKCTLKFTKDLEKESYHKKEGGVGCQFTECFFDTLKGDMAGEHTLPLNSMENFSRIRPVSLGDECYLTPNRDKAEEKSDCGVSEKQRRKPVDFATVTIAEFGITQESFTKQSIGKSSTPLKFRRRSTIGIRGSPENNSLIRYLAEQRSNRQKAAFTQVSPFKYENVRLLKDKIDAFQTSFKSVEEAEVEADFSGLPQVDDASQEAGSQQNLDQWSEKFMSDNSGADLKENLRQNLTNSSKSDTKMGSISSSRQDVAVTEPVAASTKEWIYEQHNPTESLEAVLIRDILETGHVCSSDHITTDIRGNIVSDLSGRKVSFAEEASLEIFDESKLPITPLRTGNISLNEHTQNGSHLRSVLKKTPVEQLVDSTQEYPNDAVDRGGGESLAVSNCAEIFEELQTEKTERCSSEKPKKKRVTFGEVLSPEIFDETLPANTPLRKGATPVRHLGLQSNSLFARSSLTEEPLSQPNFDCSDECVEPLQELVEGSVAAEDVLPVESAEAETDKSDITTHFSTRRKCSTISEGSDFSTSRATNTKNAKETKNPRKKKIQRQNHETTSATKKTQKIKRTGYGKRRKKKVKKSLYGEREMASKKPLLSPILEIPEVFSSTSSPNSPKANAFFSDNAKSRNARQDVQQKPVLERKRGKKIWAVDAHSSSKAHLDSVEASSSSDAVLQGSDGDLKSVAGIDHELINIVPDAKCVSDTPDYFQQDKEIAYVKEAKESDSLLENEKLRGNLLNKAEWLTGLEFLEQQDTGVREGAQRTQCPQKDAVRGSPPRSRRRRSSAIYIPPVEKVEITGNNLPVSAFNVEEVLSAPQLKSDSIQPFRRKSDNSGEKRVRRSMRLHKDAEIEGLAWIQVPSETEEKPHLLASACKIRRRISTSILTESENIHHREQNLIQFSASGKENNDSVHLADGPCRRWKRKSMCVSTPQETRTWSQTRKTSITNSVYKKDRSNQKHYEGVEIPLENNSNI; this is encoded by the exons ATGCACAGACAATCTAAGAATATAAATGCTTCCCTGGAAGTTGAAGAAAATGAGGACAGATATactgaagagaaggaagaggcCTCTTTACCTGACTTGTCAGAAGACCGGAAGATTTGCAAAGTGGCTAAATCAAAAGTCATAAAGGCATCCAAGAAGGAGAATTTAAGAGATGGGAGCCAGGCTCAGTTGCAGAAATGCACTCTGAAATTCACCAAGGACCTTGAGAAGGAATCGTACCACAAGAAGGAGGGTGGTGTTGGCTGTCAGTTTACTGAGTGCTTTTTTGATACGCTAAAAGGGGATATGGCTGGTGAACATACCTTGCCCTTGAACAGTATGGAAAATTTTTCAAGAATTAGACCTGTTTCTTTGGGGGATGAATGCTACTTGACACCTAATAgggacaaagcagaagaaaaatctgattGTGGAGTATcagagaaacagaggagaaaacctGTTGATTTTGCAACTGTAACAATTGCTGAATTTGGAATTACTCAAGAAAGTTTTACTAAACAATCTATAG GTAAGTCTTCAACTCCATTAAAATTTAGACGAAGATCAACAATTGGAATACGGGGGTCACCAGAAAATAACAGTCTTATTCGATACCTTGCCGAACAGAGAAGCAACAGGCAAAAAGCAGCCTTTACACAG GTTAGTCCTTTTAAATATGAGAATGTCAGGTTGTTGAAGGACAAGATAGATGCCTTTCAAACGTCTTTTAAATCAGTAGAAGAAGCTGAAGTGGAGGCTGACTTCTCTGGACTGCCACAAGTGGATGACGCTTCCCAGGAAGCAGGCTCTC AGCAGAATCTGGATCAGTGGAGTGAAAAGTTCATGTCGGACAACAGTGGAGctgatttgaaagaaaatttaagaCAAAATTTGACCAACAGCAGTAAGTCTGATACCAAGATGGGCAGCATCTCGTCTTCACGCCAGGATGTGGCCGTCACTGAACCTGTTGCTGCCAGTACAAAG GAATGGATTTATGAGCAACATAATCCTACTGAGTCATTGGAGGCTGTTCTAATTAGAGATATCTTAGAAACAGGCCATG TTTGCAGTTCAGATCACATCACTACAGACATTAGAGGTAACATTGTATCCGATCTAAGCGGAAGGAAAGTTAGTTTTGCAGAAGAAGCAAGCCTGGAAATATTTGATGAAAGCAAGCTACCTATCACACCACTACGAAcaggaaatatttcattaaatgaaCATACACAGAATGGCTCCCACCTGCGATCTGTATTGAAGAAAACGCCAGTGGAGCAACTAGTGGATAGCACGCAG GAATACCCGAACGATGCAGTtgacagaggaggaggtgaaTCTCTCGCTGTCTCCAATTGTGCAGAAATCTTTGAAgagctgcagacag AGAAAACTGAAAGATGTAGCTccgaaaagccaaagaaaaaaagagttacaTTTGGAGAAGTTCTAAGCCCAGAAATATTTGATGAAACTTTGCCCGCAAATACTCCATTGCGCAAAGGAGCAACACCAGTTCGTCATCTGGGATTACAAAGTAATAGTCTTTTTGCAAGGTCAAGTCTCACTGAAGAACCATTATCCCAGCCGAACTTTGATTGCAGTGAT GAATGTGTTGAGCCTCTTCAAGAATTAGTGGAGGGTTCTGTTGCTGCTGAAGATGTCTTACCTGTTGAAAGTGCAGAAG CAGAAACTGACAAATCTGATATAACAACTCATTTTTCTACTAGAAGGAAG TGTAGCACCATTTCAGAGGGGAGTGATTTTAGCACCTCAAGAGCCACAAATACTAAGAATGCTAAAGAGACTAAAaatccaagaaagaaaaagattcaaAGACAAAATCATGAAACCACATCTGCTACCAAAAAGACACAA aaaataaaacgtACAGGCtatgggaaaagaagaaagaaaaaagtgaaaaaatcttTATATGGGGAAAGAGAGATGGCTTCTAAGAAACCTCTTCTCAGCCCTATCCTTGAAATTCCGGAGGTTTTCTCTTCTACCTCATCTCCAAACTCACCAAAGGCAAATGCGTTTTTTTCAG ATAATGCCAAATCCAGAAATGCTCGCCAGGATGTTCAACAGAAGCCAGTGcttgaaagaaaaagagggaaaaagatcTGGGCAGTTGATGCGCATTCAAGCtctaaggcccacctggacagTGTAGAAGCCAGCAGCTCCAGCGATGCAGTGCTTCAGGGGTCGGATGGTGATCTGAAGTCTGTTGCTGGCATTGATCATGAG cttataAACATTGTGCCAGATGCGAAATGTGTTTCTGATACACCTGACTATTTCCAACAAGACAAAGAGATTGCATATGTAAAAGAGGCAAAAGAAAGTGATTCCTTattagaaaatgagaaattacGAGGAAATCTCCTAAATAAGGCAGAGTGGCTAACGGGGCTAGAATTTCTGGAACAGCAGGACACAGGTGTACGTGAGGGTGCCCAAAGAACTCAGTGTCCGCAAAAAGATGCTGTAAGAGGTAGTCCACcaagaagcagaagaagaagaagtagTGCCATCTATATTCCTCCTGTTGAAAAAGTGGAAATAACTGGAAACAATCTTCCAGTTTCTGCTTTTAATGTGGAAGAAGTTTTATCTGCTCCTCAGCTGAAAAGTGACTCCATACAGCCTTTTAGAAGAAAGAGCGATAACAGTGGTGAAAAAAGAGTGAGGCGCAGCATGAGATTACATAAAGATGCAGAAATTGAAGGACTTGCATGGATTCAAGTACCCAGTGAGACTGAAGAGAAGCCTCACCTGCTAGCTTCTGCTTGCAAAATCAGGAGAAGAATAAGCACATCCATCCTTACAGAATCTGAGAATATTCATCATAGAGAACAAAATCTCATCCAGTTTTCAGCATCAGGGAAGGAGAACAATGACTCTGTTCATCTTGCTGATGGTCCCTGCAgaagatggaaaaggaaaagcatgTGTGTATCCACGCCTCAAGAAACAAGAACTTGGTCTCAAACCCGGAAAACGAGCATAACAAATTCTGTATATAAGAAGGACAGGAGTAACCAAAAACACTATGAAGGAGTAGAAATACCTCTTGAAAATAACTCTAACATTTAG